The DNA window CAGCTCGCGGAGTCACTGGCAGCGCTCGACCTCGAGCTCGGCACCGGGGACCTCGCCGCGATCGAGGCGGCCATACCGGAGGGCTCGGCCGCCGGAGACCGCTATCCAGAGAGCCAGATGGCGCACCTCGATAGCGAGCGCTAGAAACCGCTCGCATGAGCGTCGGCGGCGGCGTTGCTTTCTCGGCCCCGCTATGCAGCGACGACGTCCCACCGATGTCGGTGAGCCAACGTGATCTCGTGGCGTCGTCGGTGCCGTAGCCGAGAAGGCGACGCCTGGTGCCGCCGACCGGTGCGAGCCATTAGAAGAGCGTGTGCGCGACCTCGACGATGACGCCGTCGTCGTCGACGATCGGGACCAGGCGCCACTTGTCGAACGCCGTGCAGGGGTGGGCGACGCCGAAGCACATCGCGTCGCCCACTCGCAGTTCCGAGCTCTCCGGGATTTCGACGAAGCCGTGCTGGTCGTTCAGGCCGGTGACCGTCATGCCGTCCGTCGAACGCGCCTCGCCAGACGTCGAGTACGCCGACCGCACCACCGGCCAGGCCACGTCGAACGGGAAGTCCCGCCGTCCCGCACCGACCAGCGCGAGCCCGGGCTCCGGCCGCGACAGCACGTACGCCCACACGTCAATCGCCGCTTGCAGGGCGTACGGCACACCGCCGGTCGGCAGCGGCGTCGACTCGGTGTACAGCCCGTCGTCGTGGGTCACGTATCCCCCACTGCGGATCACCACGGTCGCCGGCTCCTCGCCGGTCAGGTGCTCCGCGACCACGTCGAAGTACGTGCTCCCGCCGGCCGACAGCAGCAACCCGTCCGATACGCCTACCAGCTCCGTGCCACGAACGAGGCCCTGCTGGGAAAGCTCCAACCCCAGCGCACGAATCTCCGCGCAGAACGCACCCGCGGCCGCCAGATCCGCCGACGCACGGGAGTGTCCGAGCACGCCCTCGTAGCCCGTCGCGCCGACCACGTCGACCGTCGTCGTCGCCGCAGCGGCGCGCGCCACGGCGACAGCCGCCTCGGCCGAACGGGCGCCCGTCCGCTTGCCCCGAACCCCGAGCTCCACCATCACGGCCAGCGGCCGCGAGGCACCGCGCGCCGTCAGCTCGCGGTCCAGCAGCGCCACGCCCTCGACCGAGTCCACATAACCCACGAACGTCAGCCCCGGATCGGAGGACAAGGAGTCGGCCAGCCAGCCGATCCCGGCGGGGTCGACCAGCTCGTTCGCCAGCAGAACCCGCCGCACGCCGAGGTCGACGTACGCGCGCACCTGCCCGATGTGCGCCGCGGTGATCCCCCACGCGCCGGCCTCGAGCTGCCGGGCGGTGATCTCCGGCGACATCGTCGTCTTGCCGTGCGGCGCGAGCTCCACGCCGTGCTTGCGACACCACGCGGCCATCGTCGCGACGTTCGACGTCAGCGCCGAGTCGCGCACGACCATCAGCGGGTACGTCAGCTCGCCTCCGCGCACCGTCAAGTTGCGCTTGACAACATCGTCGGCAGTGATGCTGGGCAGTGCCGTGAAGCCCTTCTCCGCTGGGCTGATCGGCTGCGCGGCGAGCTGGCGCAAAGCCGAGGCCAGCACGTCCGGATCGTACGCACGGACCTCGCTCATAGCCCGACCTCTCCTCTGCGCAGGGCGCGACCGGGAGTCGCGCCGGTCAGCTTGCCGTCGACCAGCACCGGTTCCCCCGCGACGAGAACGTGGTTGACGCCGCACGCGAGCAGCCGTGGCTCGTCGTACGTGGCCCGGTCGCCGACGAGCTCCGGGTCGACGACGGCGATGTCGGCGACGTTGCCCACCGCCAGCGTGCCACGCCCCGCCAGCCCGAAGCGAGAGGCCGGGTGACCGGACAGATGCCAGCTCGCCTCGTTCCAGGTCCAGTCGCCGAGCTCGCGGGTGTGCTTGCCGAGGAACTGCGCGAACGCACCCCAGCCGCGCGGATGCGGATGCCCGCCGAGGTAGATCCCGTCCGAGCAGCCCATGTGCGCGGGGTGCCGGAGCAGCTCCCGCACGTCGGACTCCCCCGCCCCACTCGGCGCCGGCACGATCGCGCCGACCGCCACGTCGCTGTCGAGGATCAGTTCGCAGACCGCGTCGCCGAACGACATGCCCATCCGTGCCGCGGCCTCCGCGACCGTGAGGCCCTCCGCCCACCGCAGCCGTGAGCTGGCGACGAATCCCAACACAGACGGGGAAATCGTCTCCTCGACGGTCGGGAACCAGTCGCGGGCGAGCTGCTCGCGTACGGCCGGGTCCGCGAGCCGGCTGAGCGTCACGTCGACGCCACCCTCCTGCAACGTCGCCGGCAGCGCCTTCATCGCGAGGATCGTGTTCGCCCACAGGTGCGGGTAGGAGTCGAACGTGACGTCCAGCCCGTCGGCGAGGCACTCCTCGAGCCGTGCGACGAGCCGGGGCGCGTGGCCGCGGTAGTGCGAGATGTGCAGCGGGATGCCGGTGGCCTTGCCGATGTCGGCGGCCTCGGCCATCCCGACCCGCGCGCCGTCGTCGTAGCTGCGCAGGTGGCTCACGTACGGCGCGGCGATGCGGGCGGCCGGCGCGCACAGCGCGGTGAGCTCGTTCAGGTCGGCGAACACGCCGGGCACGTACTCCAAGCCGGTCGACACCCCGACCGCACCTTCGTCGAGGCCTTGCGACACGAGGGCGGCCATGGTGCGGAGCTCGGCGTCGTTCGCGCGGACCGAGCCGGAGCCGAGGACGTCCTGGCGGACCGTGCCGAGCGGGACGAGGTAGGCCACGTTCAGCGGCGTCCGCCGGTCGAAGAAGCCGAGCAGGTCGGCGACCGAGCAGCCGTTCGCGAGCTCCTCCGGCGGCGCGCCGTCGACCGCGGCGAAGTAGCGCGCGACGTACGCGACAGTCTCGGTCGACCCTGGTGCGAACGACAGCCCGTCCTGGCCGAGCACGACCGAGGTGATGCCCTGGCGGAGCATCGCCTCCTGCACCTCGGGCCGGGTGAGGACGGCGTCGGCGTGGACGTGGGCGTCGACCATCCCCGGAAACAGCAGCTGGCCGGTCACGTCGATGACCGTGTGCGCCTCAGCGCCGGTCAGCTCGCCGATCGCCGCGATGCGGCCGCCGGTGATCGCGAGGTCCGCACGCCGGGGCGTCCCACCCGCGTGTTCCACGACCGAGCCGCCGAGCAACGAGATGTCGTACACGTTCCGGTTGGGCCTCTCCGAAGGGGGACGGATGCCGCCAGCTTAGGGGCAGGACCGCAACGCTGTGGATCATGTCTCGTGGCCGGATTGGAACACATCTTGCAGGAACCCCGTGTGTCCGGCTAGTACCCCTCCGTCGACCCTCAGCACCACGCCCGTGATCCAGGATGCGTCAGCGGAGGCCAGGAACGCCACCGCCGCGGCGATGTCCTCCGGCTCACCGACCCGCCCGAGCGGATAGTGGCGGACGACGTCGTCGAAGATCGCGGGGTTCTCGGCGAGGCGCCGGGCCCAGACGGGCGTACGGACGGTGCCGGGCGCGACCGCGTTCACGCGGATGCCGCGCCGGGCGTAGCGCATGGCGAGGTTCTCGGTGAGGTTGTGCAGGCCGGCCTTGGCGGCGGAGTAGGCCTCGTTGCCGAACGCGGTGATCCCGTTCACCGAGCCGATGTTGACGACCGTGCCCTTGGTCTGGAGCAGGTGCGGCAGCGCGGTCTGCAGGCAGCGGACGGCGCCGCCGAGCGTCGGCTCGACCTGGCGTGCCCACTCCTCCTCGTCGGTCTCCTCGAACGGGACGTCGCGGGCGACCCCCACGTTGTTGACCAGCACGTCGAGCTTGTCGAACCGTTCGATGGCCGCGGCGAACGCGGCCTCGACGGACGCGCGCTGGGTGACGTCGCAGTGGATCGCGAGGCTGTCGACGCCCTCGTTCGCCAGCTCGGCGGCGGCCTGCTGGACGCCGTCGGCGTCGATGTCGAGGACCGCGACCTGCGCGCCCTCGCCACCGAGCCGGGTCGCGATCGCGCGGCCGATCCCGTGCGCGGCGCCCGTGATCAGCGCGGTCCTGCCCTCGAAGCGTCGCAACTCAGCCTCCTGCTGGCGTGGCTCGGCCGCTGTCGGCGGCCTCGTAGATGGCACAGAGCAGTCGTACGGTGGCGAGCCCTGCCTCGGCGGTGACGGCGGGCGGCCTCCCGTCGCGGAACGCTGCCAGAACGTCGCGCCACTGGGTCTCGTGGCCGATGACGCCGATCGCGGCGGGATCGCTCGCTCCGCTCTTCGCGGTGCTCGGGGTGGGTGGTGGCGGGACGCCGGGAATGTCCCAGCGGGTGACCTCGGCGTTCGCGAGCTCGATCGTGCCCTTGCTCGTGTAGACGACCAGGCGGGCGGGATCGCCGGGCTTGGTGGCGGTCGTGGACACGACGACGCCGAGGGCGTTGCTGGCGAACCTGAGGGTGGCGACG is part of the Tenggerimyces flavus genome and encodes:
- a CDS encoding SDR family NAD(P)-dependent oxidoreductase gives rise to the protein MRRFEGRTALITGAAHGIGRAIATRLGGEGAQVAVLDIDADGVQQAAAELANEGVDSLAIHCDVTQRASVEAAFAAAIERFDKLDVLVNNVGVARDVPFEETDEEEWARQVEPTLGGAVRCLQTALPHLLQTKGTVVNIGSVNGITAFGNEAYSAAKAGLHNLTENLAMRYARRGIRVNAVAPGTVRTPVWARRLAENPAIFDDVVRHYPLGRVGEPEDIAAAVAFLASADASWITGVVLRVDGGVLAGHTGFLQDVFQSGHET
- a CDS encoding alanine racemase — protein: MSEVRAYDPDVLASALRQLAAQPISPAEKGFTALPSITADDVVKRNLTVRGGELTYPLMVVRDSALTSNVATMAAWCRKHGVELAPHGKTTMSPEITARQLEAGAWGITAAHIGQVRAYVDLGVRRVLLANELVDPAGIGWLADSLSSDPGLTFVGYVDSVEGVALLDRELTARGASRPLAVMVELGVRGKRTGARSAEAAVAVARAAAATTTVDVVGATGYEGVLGHSRASADLAAAGAFCAEIRALGLELSQQGLVRGTELVGVSDGLLLSAGGSTYFDVVAEHLTGEEPATVVIRSGGYVTHDDGLYTESTPLPTGGVPYALQAAIDVWAYVLSRPEPGLALVGAGRRDFPFDVAWPVVRSAYSTSGEARSTDGMTVTGLNDQHGFVEIPESSELRVGDAMCFGVAHPCTAFDKWRLVPIVDDDGVIVEVAHTLF
- a CDS encoding N-acyl-D-amino-acid deacylase family protein, translated to MYDISLLGGSVVEHAGGTPRRADLAITGGRIAAIGELTGAEAHTVIDVTGQLLFPGMVDAHVHADAVLTRPEVQEAMLRQGITSVVLGQDGLSFAPGSTETVAYVARYFAAVDGAPPEELANGCSVADLLGFFDRRTPLNVAYLVPLGTVRQDVLGSGSVRANDAELRTMAALVSQGLDEGAVGVSTGLEYVPGVFADLNELTALCAPAARIAAPYVSHLRSYDDGARVGMAEAADIGKATGIPLHISHYRGHAPRLVARLEECLADGLDVTFDSYPHLWANTILAMKALPATLQEGGVDVTLSRLADPAVREQLARDWFPTVEETISPSVLGFVASSRLRWAEGLTVAEAAARMGMSFGDAVCELILDSDVAVGAIVPAPSGAGESDVRELLRHPAHMGCSDGIYLGGHPHPRGWGAFAQFLGKHTRELGDWTWNEASWHLSGHPASRFGLAGRGTLAVGNVADIAVVDPELVGDRATYDEPRLLACGVNHVLVAGEPVLVDGKLTGATPGRALRRGEVGL